GTGGGGGAGGGGTTTGTGGAGGTAATGAAATTCACaaggaaggagagagatttTGGCTTGTTCCGCAAATTGGTTTTACACCCACGAAAAGGAAGAGAACAACAAACAACGGTATCCACAAGGTTGCTgtaaaatatatagaaattttaTCAGGTCTATTGTCTTGGAAAAAGCTTCGCAGTAGCAAAGAAAGAACGTCAACAAGCATCCTTGACCAGGAATCAGGGTATGGTTAACAGAAAATGAGTACTACCACAAGAAATTCAACGAGTCCCCTTAATCAATGAACTTAGTAAAGTTGGCCACTTCATGGAATTATTTAAGATAAGGTTTACTTTGAAGACTCACTTAGGAATCTTTGAATTTCAAACCCTAACTTTATCCCGCAAAAATAAATAagcgaaattttttttcattgtcttaATGGTCAgcaataagaaaattcaaacgaTAGCATCAGTGACAACCTGAGCATCTTTGCTTTTTGTCAGCCAAGTATATTCTAATTTCTATGACTTCAAGGAGAGGGATAGAGAAAGTGAGCGTCCGCTATTATGGGTTAAAGCGTCACCAATCTCCAATGATCCCACTCCACCCACGAAAAGATCCAATGAGCATCGAACCAACCTTTATTGGCCCGACCGCAACTTTAATTTTTGCAAAGGGCCGTGGCGTCTCTTCAATTTTTCGGGATGTCTCTCATTGGCAATTTGTGGGGTTTGGGAGACAAAAATTTCTTACCTTTGACGGCCGGACCTTTAACGAGGTGACATCTCATGCGAATGAGTGGGATGAGAGATGCGATCTCATGATCTCTCGAATCAGTGGCATCGTATGTTGGCTCCCGAGAGGACAAGCACTACCCTAATTAAATGTAGAGATTAATCCTCTACGAGAGAGCCGGCAACTTATGTCTTGCCATTAACAAAAACCCCAAAGTGGACCCATTAAACGGGTTTGTCAGGTTAGAAATGATCCAACCAATTTGACCCATATGATATGCTTTCGACaaattttcatgcaatacaaatttattgCCACAATCCTCACTCAAACCATACCCAACCAATATTACTGAAATAACTCTGTATTGATTCTAATGTAGGAAAACTCCCCAATCAAGATAAGAGCGCAAAAAGTAGGAGCATGAAATTGAATAAAATCGAGAGTCAAAGAAGTCGTAAAAGTAAATTAAGTCAACATAAGCTGTATGCCCATTTAACGCCCCCATTATCTAAGCCTTACAACTCTAAACCTATATATGACCTATTTACTGAACATAACTGACCCAAATAACCTAGCTTCAGAATTAAGTCCATGACCTATCATGACAAGTCCACCCATAAGCAAGTGAATAATGTGGTACAGAGAATGTATGATCACACCATTATACCAACAGCAAGTTACAAGAGACGGAGCAATAACCAGCCTCTTGCATCGCTCTTGACTGACTCAAAAGATGCATCGACCCGGTAAGTCTCACTTCACAACGGAGAAAACCAACGAGCTTCCTACCAAGGCGACAATTCACAGATTCACAAACGGCCATTATGATACCTACTAATGAATATGATGGTAAGTAATTGTTGTTCTGTAGCTAACAGATCCTTTTTCAAATCAGCAGTCCGATGATCAAACCAAGAACTGCAAATATCTTCATTGGAGTACGGAAACTTcgtcaaataaatttaatatcccATTGCACATTACAACAGAATGAACAAGAAAAACTATGGCTGAAGCATCCATGGCAATGAAAAAGAGAAGTCGTCTACTAttcttttccaaaatcagcATTATAGTGTGCACTAGACTCTAGTTTCTTTGCTTCACTCAGTTTCCGAACAGCctgcaaaataaattaagatattgAGATGGCATCCTCAATCAGggcaaacaacaaaaattattcTAATTGTGATGATAACGTAACCAGTTCTTGCTCAGACGAAAAGACGAATACTGAAATATAAAATTATGCAAGAGGAAGGCCTCTTACCTTCATGAAATCTTCATGAATGACATAATCACGTTCTGCACGTATGGCAGACATTCCAGCCTCAGTGCAAACATTACGCAGATCAGCACCATTGAAGCCctaaagcaataaaaaaataaatcagaacAAATTTGCCAGGGATAAAAGTAACAACCACAAATCAGTTCAAAACTCACCTCTGCAAGCTTCACAACAGCCTCATAGTCGATTTCTCCATGCTTGGCAATGCCAGCAGCGTGAATCTTAAGGATCTCCATTCTCGACTGCTCATTTGGCAGTGGGATCTCTATTTTTCTGTCCAAACGACCTGGTCGCAGAAGTGCAGGGTCAAGCACATCTGGTCTGTTTGTCGCCATTATCATTTTTACCTGGAAATGCCAGATTTCCAACCAGTTGTGACCATCTCATATGCAGGTCCACAGAGACAAAATGAAGGAGAAACTAGAACAACTGAAACCCACAAGGACCTATTAAAGCTATTTTAGCTACCTAAAGAGGTCTCCATCCCATACTACATAGCACAGGACTGTACTCAAAATATTTCCCAAGTCCCTAACAATTCAATTGACATTCCAATCAACAACTTGAGGCAACAACAATTTATGacgatcttgtcaaagatagcaTGCTATTGAAGTGGTAGAAGTCTGTGACATGGAGAATGAAAGCATGGGAGCACTCTTCTACTTAAGCACTATAAGAATCGTGATTAAGATGTTTTTTAGCACAAAGGAAGACTTTCCCAATCTACAACATATACATAGCACGTGGCAAATTTCCTCCCCACCTTTCTCTGCACAGTCTCCCCCCAGccatattaaaaaaagatgACATGATAATCATACTTAATACCAGCCATTAATATGAGCATTTCAACCGCAAAAGGTAGTGCTTATTCTGCACAACAGCATAAAAGATGAACTGGCTGCCCGGAAAAGGTACCTTTCCCAATTGATCAAATCCATCAAGTTGATTCAGCAACTCCATTAAAGTTCTTTGAATTTCTCGATCAGCGCTAGTTCCCTCGCTGAAACGCCGTCCACCAATGGCATCAATTTCATCCATAAAGATGATACAGGGCTTCacaaacaacagaaaaatctcGTAATTGGTTTCTTGGGAGAATTATGTAAGTAGATAGCAAGTTGGGTTTCTTACTTGATGATCACGTGCATATCCAAACATCTCCCTTATCAACCTTGCACTCTCTCCaatatatttatcaataatGGCACTTGAGACGACCTACACTTGAGCAAGAGTGAATATTAAACAGaaaaaattaacataaaaaaatattctaacTGAGGAAGCAGCGTTGCAGCATATCAAGATATATTATCTTACCTTCAAAAAGTTTGCATCTATATTACTTGCAATTGCTCTGGCCAACAATGTCTTCCCAGTCCCGGGAGGGCCATATAAAAGAACACcctacagagagagagagagagagagagagagagagagagagagagtcagaaTTTGTCCATCTGAATGCTGCTGAGCATACCTCTTCCATGCACAGACAGGACAACCTATTATCCTTTTAAAGAGTGCGTACTACTCACCTTGGGAGGTTTAATGCCAACTCTAAGGAACAGTTCGGGATTCATCAGAGGCAGCTCAATAGATTCTCTCAGTTCCCTAATTTGATCAGATAAACCACCCACAGCAGAGTAGCTGACATTTCCAGGGTCTTCATGGAGCATGTTATAAACAACTGGATCAACCTGTTAATTCATAAAGTGCCATTGTAAAACAGTAGGATCACATGAGAAAATCATTGACTCTCTAAAAACTTACAGACTATCAATCATATCCTTGGGGAAAACCCAAATACCTCACGAGGAAGTGCTCGCATTATTGTCAATGTTGTCATATCAAGGACGACTCTAGTTCCTGCAGTCAACTTCTCCTTATCCACTTTGCTCCGGCAGCCAACCACATATCTGGGGCCACTGCTTGCTTTGACAATCACTGCTCATATATCAACCAGAGTTTCAGATACTTCTTTAGTGATAAAAAGTTCGATTTTGATCCTAAAAGTACAAATACCAGCTACAGAGTTAATTATTTATCAATCCTTAACCAAATAATCAACTGAATAAAGACATTGATGAGGGAAATCCATTTCCACGTCAAAGTTTCAACATATAACTCTCCATGATAAATGCTTGCTAAGTGAGAAGCTCAAGCAATTTACTTTCAGAATGGAAAAAGCAGAGGCAAACATAGCTAATTAGATTGTATCCTAAGCAGCAGTAGGTAACAAGTAAAGAAGGGAAGTTACAGCGTTCATTGTCGAGAGGCCTGAGAACTTCTCCGATGATCTGCCCAACACTTTGAAGAGACTTCAAATCATCCTCTGTCTTGTTGAACTCCTTTTTGGCACCTCGCAAATTCTCTCTCACTGCATATTTTACACAATGCCAGTTAAACATCACAATCAAAGCAAGATAAATTAGCACACTGGCATTGCTCTAAGCTTGCAAGAAGCAACTAAACCGGTGCTATAAGAAAGCATGCATTCTTCACAGAAAAAGAATCCCTGATTTCCAGATGACAAATTCAACCGAAGAAAAAGTTGTTACTCTGACAACTCATGCACTTAACAGACTATATGGAAAGTAGTCAATCAAATCTCTCCTCCAATACAGGATACAAGCGAAATTCAATTTCACCTCACAGGACACATCAAAACTTAAGCTTTTATCAGCCAATCTCAGCAAACGAGCGAAAATGCCGCCATAAATTAACCGCCCTCCCCTGAGAAACCCTAAAACACAGTCAACTCGAGCGAAGAACCAAAACCTCCCGCTCGTCCGACGCGAAAGTTCAAAATCGCGTCGATCAGATTTATCCACCGAGCAGAAATTGGGGGAAAAGGTCCAATCGGGGCGAGCCGCGACAATGGATCTACCGTAAGAAGCCTAGCGCGACGTCAACACGAGGAGTACGCGGACGAAGATATCGGACCTCCCTAGCGGTTGCTTCAGAAAGAGAAACGCGCAGATCCGCGCGATCGAAAAGGACGAGCTAGGGTTCCGGCGGGGGTAGCTGACCTGATCGGACTCTGGACTCGAGCTCCTTGTGCTGGAGGAGCTTCTTGCGGTAGTCGGCGACGGCGCTGCGGCGTCGCGCGGCGTCATCTCCGTCGTTCATCGTCGAGCTCGGCGGAGGAAAATTTTTGTGCTTGCGGGAGAAGTAGCTCGCGGGTTCGCTCGCTGTGCTAGCGAGTCTCTTCGAGTTTGAGCCTAATACCTCTCCACGCCGCGAGGAATaacctttctttttcccaaagaaacctatttgaatttaatatttgagCTTTAGGCTTCGTTTACtttacgaaaaataaatatttcttgcccagaaaaataatttttactaaatCCTGCTGCTTACCCATacgaatttttcaaaattcgcAAAATATCAGCATATACATTTACATATGATTATTTCCGAACATTTTAAATCCTatatttttcctctattttttttaatttagggaaaaaaaaacgaatctTTAAAAAGCAAATCCAAACAAGTTCCCAAGTTTATTAAGTTTCTTAGGAAAACCACAAATTAGGAGTATGCCGGTGTGTGCGTTTGTACATAGCTTGGTAGCCGGATAACCGGTTATGCATTTTTTCGAGTGAGAGATTATACAGGTACTATGCTAAATAAAGTTTATAAGCTTTTTTCTTGTGATGTGCTCCGTCGTTGACAAAACTAATAGACATGGTACATGTGTACGTTAGTGTGCGACATTCGTTGTTCGGGCTTCGTATCCCATATCAGCAGTGTATATTTGTACATGTGAGGTTATATACAACTTGTACAAAGTTAAAGTCGATTTGCCACGTTGATGATTGACACTCGATGGTCGATCTACATGTAGAGGCCGTCAATTTTGTCTTGTGTGTCAAAATTTCTGCCTTTCTTGTGTACAATTGCAAAGTCGTGCTAAAATTTTGCCACGAGCAAAACATTGTGCGGTCAGGGAAGTGAATTAGTTTAagtccaagaaaaatgacccgAAACACTACCCGACCGCTAAAACCAGAAAACGAAACGTTCTGCTTTTGTTTAATATCAGGTCATTACCGTGGCAGCAACAACGTAGCGCTGGCGGGGATATATGAATGCAACATTACAATTCTTGCGTCCATTCCCGTTTCAGTGCGAGGGGAAAAGGTCGCTGGTGCTCTTCGATTTGACGGTGCAGCTTAAGAATAGAACATGCTCTGTTCGAGTATCTAAAACACACAGGGAATGCGCATGGCTCCACGACTGGTCAAAAGCGCAATAAACCTACTCGTGAAGTTAGGGTGACTCAGAAGTTGGCCATCCCAGTCCCGATCGAGAAACAGCATTCAGATCTTTCCTATTGTAACATAACGTTAGATGTCATCTGGTATGCTGCTGTAACCCCATCAACCGAGGAAAGAGTCGACACCGGGACCGTTCCCATAACTTGCTTTTTATGTACAGTCTCATGATACAGAGGAGCTTCTGGGAGCATGCCATTTCAGTGTAATTTTGACCTTGAGGAGGTCGCCATTGCTGATGCCGTCTGCCAAGGATTTACCATGAACACCAGGCATAAGTAATCATGATCATTTGGTTTATCGCAATACAAAGATTATCACGATTGCTTCTGTCTTCTTGCATTCTGCAACACTTCTTCCAGAACCAAAGCGATTCTCTGTGCCATGTGGTGTTCCAGGAACTGCTCTTTCATCCTCTCGTATCCCTTCTTTCCCATTGTTAGCCTAGTCTCTTTTTGGGTCGccaatttgatgatattttctgCCAGAGGTATCACGCCTTCTTTCCCAGCAGGATGCAACCATCCTGTTGACCCATGTACCACAATTTCCGTGGTTCCTCCAGCAGCCGTCCCCTGGATTAAAACGAGTTAAAACAAACGTTCTTCTGTTGGAGATTAGAAGGAAGCAAGCAAACATTTCAAAGACAATGAGCGCATGGTGAAAAGCGAATCAGCAGCACGAAAACCTCACAAAGGGCATTAAATGATCCCACCACTGCCATCACAATTAAGAGAGAAGGAACTCCGTGCAGTAATCTTTAGACATCCTAGTATTAATGATGGATAAGGAACACAATTGATAAGAAAGATGATTTCCACAAACATCATCATTGAGAAACCAAAAAAAGGTGAGGAATTCTACCCGTTTctccaaaatggaaaaaatggaaTGTACAATGAGACCAAGAACAGATAGATGACATAAGAAGTATGAAAATGTGTAGTCAACTGTCAGCCTGTTTGGTTGTGCTTAAAGCCCTTTCAAGCAGTCACATTTGAATGTACAACCAAGGCAATAATGAtcttttaatatgaaaaaacaaAGGACCATTTTTGGGTGACTTTAATTGCTTctatattttaaaagatttcGGGTATTTCTTGTGAAAACATGTCAACTATTAAAGGTTAACATCAAAAGTAAAAGGACAAGGCAAAAAGTCAACCAAACAGTTTCTTAACATTCACTATAGTTGTCATGAAAGACAGTCAATATGCAGTGCCAAAGGTAAACGCCATCCCAAGAGACAAACCCTCAAAGGATGCAACAAATACCCCAATAATAGAAGCATCCCAAGAGACCACAAATTGctgttgatgaagaagaaatatggaATGCATAAAACAGTCAACAAGGAAAAGCAATAACTAAATAAGTTTTACCAGTACAGGGAGTTGGAATGCCATTGCTTCAATAGTTATTCTCCCAAAGCATTCTCCCCGCGCCTACACATGACAGAGTACAATGTTCAAGTGAGTCAGATCTACCGATTGGTCTGACACTAGATGAGCGGCCTCACTGTGGTTCTCTCAGCATTTAGAATCAAGTAAAACTAAAGGTTAAACAAACCTAACATTCTATGGTTAGAGCCAACGGTGCATCATAGAATAAAATTGGTGAACTAACTCTTCCAACTGATCCTCAACTCAGCATGCAGGAGTCATACTCCTACATTCATATTGGAAATACAATTCCTTCCCTTTTTATCAAATCTTTATACCACTATACACAAGCCTAGCCCCACCATGAATTATTAGTAATCATTTTAATTGCACAGGTCTTGAGGTACATAGAAGACACGAGGTTGATGTGATGGGGATACTCCAACTAAAGAACATGAACGCATCTACTCAGGCAAATGAGGTAAAATATGAACACCATTATACCTGAGAGTTTTGGACGAGAACATCAATTGAAGCCAGATAAGGAGCAACTTGCAAGGTCTTATTGACAAAGTGTACACGAtcctgaattttcttttctgct
The window above is part of the Eucalyptus grandis isolate ANBG69807.140 chromosome 6, ASM1654582v1, whole genome shotgun sequence genome. Proteins encoded here:
- the LOC104448788 gene encoding 26S proteasome regulatory subunit S10B homolog B → MNDGDDAARRRSAVADYRKKLLQHKELESRVRSVRENLRGAKKEFNKTEDDLKSLQSVGQIIGEVLRPLDNERLIVKASSGPRYVVGCRSKVDKEKLTAGTRVVLDMTTLTIMRALPREVDPVVYNMLHEDPGNVSYSAVGGLSDQIRELRESIELPLMNPELFLRVGIKPPKGVLLYGPPGTGKTLLARAIASNIDANFLKVVSSAIIDKYIGESARLIREMFGYARDHQPCIIFMDEIDAIGGRRFSEGTSADREIQRTLMELLNQLDGFDQLGKVKMIMATNRPDVLDPALLRPGRLDRKIEIPLPNEQSRMEILKIHAAGIAKHGEIDYEAVVKLAEGFNGADLRNVCTEAGMSAIRAERDYVIHEDFMKAVRKLSEAKKLESSAHYNADFGKE